A portion of the Sabethes cyaneus chromosome 3, idSabCyanKW18_F2, whole genome shotgun sequence genome contains these proteins:
- the LOC128743658 gene encoding protein claret segregational: protein MESKIPKPSFVKKTSGMASLPGNARLPLTDMLNVPVELDYHGKRVASPELVNAAMLNRTKLRRSRSASDLSRPNFHRPKFVPNLESIPSAKTNHFNAATVSQMVKSNLVKQVQKNHLRRSLSTGDLSTKVVPSVSTKNSQQNPVKRQLSTVASTIPPKAVKVTASSSATAKVFGTKPTAAVTRKPPMTNKPKVGPAKSTSVNSSVSSVKSNSSTSSGGAGKKTISNRIPPYDYKARYYDLLEKHQALKAKVDSLRQANNELETLPQKYDDCLEELRKLKQQHEQLMESNRLVILENDNLKLKNTSLSSCLSDTESKLCALKKQYTEADEERIKLREMVKTLQEKTCMLEERNEFLQHDNEKKSELLFKANIERKDLHNAVMDLRGNIRVFCRVRPPLTSESERLECTWKYLDEQSLEIFATDGSNKRMDFSFDHVFHSRTTQEDIFDNVAPLIQSALDGYNVCIFAYGQTGSGKTYTMDGISDNIGVIPRTVDLIFNSIEDYKRLGWEYEIRVNFLEIYNEILYDLLDSSGTTKDLEIRMANAKNKTEVYVSNVIEEVVRSKNQLRQLMAIAKSNRATAATAGNERSSRSHAVTKLQLIGTHQEKTELSMGTINLVDLAGSESPKTSTRMDETKNINRSLSELSNVILALVQKNEHIPYRNSKLTHLLMPSLGGNSKTLMFVNVSPFQDCFNETVKSLRFASQVNACKLQKVRKNKILNNSNIF from the exons ATGGAGTCGAAAATACCGAAACCATCGTTTGTAAAAAAGACTTCTGGAATGGCAAGTTTGCCTGGAAACGCACGGCTGCCTTTAACAGATATGCTGAATGTGCCTGTAGAGTTGGACTATCACGGTAAACGGGTGGCTTCACCTGAACTAGTAAATGCTGCTATGTTAAATCGAACCAAGTTACGTCGCAGTCGCTCAGCAAGCGATCTTAGCAGGCCTAACTTTCATCGACCGAAATTTGTACCTAATTTGGAAAGTATCCCTTCCGCTAAAACAAATCATTTTAACGCTGCGACCGTATCTCAAATGGTGAAAAGTAACTTAGTCAAGcaggttcaaaaaaaccatttgAGAAGAAGCCTTTCCACAGGTGATTTGTCAACAAAAGTTGTTCCTAGTGTCAGCACTAAAAACTCCCAACAAAATCCAGTTAAGCGGCAGTTATCAACAGTTGCTAGTACGATTCCACCTAAAGCTGTCAAGGTGACCGCCTCCAGTTCAGCAACTGCAAAAGTGTTTGGAACGAAGCCAACAGCAGCAGTTACAAGAAAACCACCAATGACAAACAAACCTAAGGTCGGCCCAGCTAAGTCCACTTCGGTAAATTCCAGTGTTTCAAGTGTAAAATCTAATTCATCGACATCCAGTGGTGGGGCTGGAAAAAAAACTATAAGTAATCGGATTCCTCCATACGATTATAAAGCTCGTTATTATGATTTGTTGGAAAAGCACCAAGCGCTCAAGGCAAAGGTGGATTCACTCAGACAGGCGAATAATGAGTTAGAAACTCTGCCACAGAAATACGACGATTGCTTGGAAGAGCTAAGAAAACTAAAGCAGCAGCATGAACAGTTAATGGAGAGTAATCGTTTAGTTATACTAGAAAATGACAAtctcaaattgaaaaatacATCTCTTTCATCCTGTTTAAGTGACACCGAATCAAAGCTATGTGCTCTTAAAAAACAATACACCGAAGCTGACGAAGAGCGAATTAAGCTTCGCGAGATGGTAAAAACTTTGCAGGAGAAAACGTGCATGTTAGAAGAAAGGAATGAGTTTCTACAGCATGATAACGAGAAAAAGTCGGAGCTGCTTTTTAAGGCCAACATTGAACGAAAAGACCTGCACAACGCGGTAATGGATTTACGAGGCAATATTCGGGTGTTCTGTCGAGTGCGACCACCATTAACTTCCGAGTCGGAAAGGCTTGAGTGCACGTGGAAGTATCTGGACGAACAATCACTGGAGATCTTCGCCACCGATGGAAGTAATAAACGTATGGACTTTAGCTTTGACCATGTATTTCATTCGCGAACGACACAGGAAGACATTTTTGACAATGTAGCTCCGTTGATACAATCAGCATTAGATGGATACAACGTGTGTATTTTTGCCTATGGTCAAACGGGAAGTGGCAAAACATACACGATGGATGGCATATCGGATAACATCGGAGTCATTCCCCGAACTGTTGATTTAATATTTAACTCCATTGAAGACTATAAACGGTTGGGCTGGGAGTATGAG ATACGagtcaattttcttgaaatCTACAATGAAATCCTGTACGATCTCCTAGACTCATCGGGCACTACAAAAGATCTAGAAATTCGTATGGCaaatgcaaaaaacaaaactgaagTTTATGTGTCGAACGTCATCGAGGAAGTTGTCCGATCCAAAAACCAGTTACGTCAGCTAATGGCAATTGCCAAGTCCAATCGGGCAACGGCGGCGACAGCTGGTAACGAGCGCTCTTCTCGATCACATGCTGTGACCAAGTTGCAGCTAATTGGAACGCACCAGGAGAAAACTGAACTAAGTATGGGCACCATCAATCTCGTTGATCTGGCCGGGTCAGAAAGCCCAAAGACGAGTACTCGCATGGACGAAACTAAAAACATCAACAGGTCTCTTAGTGAGCTAAGCAATGTGATTCTGGCATTGGTGCAGAAAAACGAACACATTCCCTATCGAAACTCAAAGCTCACACATCTGCTAATGCCTAGCTTGGGAGGCAATTCTAAAACGCTAATGTTTGTGAATGTGTCCCCTTTCCAGGATTGCTTTAACGAAACGGTTAAATCTCTCCGGTTTGCTTCACAGGTCAACGCGTGCAAACTGCAGAAAGTACGCAAAAACAAAATTCTTAACAATTCTAATATATTTTAA